The following proteins are co-located in the Cupriavidus pauculus genome:
- a CDS encoding RNA-binding S4 domain-containing protein: protein MQVDFDADARMRIDKWLWCARFFKTRSLAADAVERGRVTVNGQPVKNSREVKPGDTVVLDAHEQRWEVVVKGVPASRGSAPIAQTTYAETPESQARRQQEADRRRLQPEPAAQLQGRPTKRDRRRIDDFRS from the coding sequence ATGCAAGTGGATTTCGACGCCGATGCGCGGATGCGGATCGACAAGTGGCTGTGGTGCGCGCGGTTCTTCAAGACGCGCTCGCTGGCGGCCGATGCGGTGGAGCGCGGGCGGGTGACGGTCAACGGCCAGCCGGTCAAGAATTCGCGCGAGGTAAAGCCCGGCGACACGGTGGTGCTGGACGCCCACGAGCAGCGCTGGGAGGTGGTGGTCAAGGGCGTGCCGGCGTCGCGCGGATCGGCGCCGATCGCCCAGACGACCTACGCGGAAACGCCGGAAAGCCAGGCCCGGCGCCAGCAGGAGGCCGACCGGCGGCGCCTGCAGCCGGAACCGGCGGCGCAGTTGCAGGGCCGGCCGACCAAGCGCGACCGGCGCCGCATCGACGACTTCAGAAGTTGA